From the Sphingomonas suaedae genome, one window contains:
- a CDS encoding PAS domain-containing protein, producing the protein MENMSEAFFLLDREYRLLDVNRAALALDGRPKEALIGRTLWELTPGLDRTELGAQFLQVMENRRPVTAVHHQTWEAGHSAWLESRIVPVQAGVAAFYRDVTAELLAQTKLRETSQRLDAILGNTKMAVFLMDRQQQCVYANAAAEKLTGYSFEQMQGRPLHDVVHHTRPDGSHYPLEECPIDRAFPERAQTEGEELFVAPDGSFYPVAFTASPLLDEQGVPVGTVIEARNVEQERAEQARFEVLNRTGQTLAAELDLERIVQTVTEAGVQLTGAKFGSFFYNVANEAGESFLLYSLSGAERADFDGFGHPRATEVFAPTFKGEGVVRSHDITQDPRYGRNAPHHGMPQGHLPVRSYLAVPVTSRSGEVIGGLFFGHPDSGVFGEESERLLLGLAGQAAIAIDNARLFEAARRAQHDLQKRVAERTRELEIANDALRQSQKMEAIGQLTGGIAHDFNNLLTVIRGSADVLRRNGLSDEKKRRYIDAISQTADRATRLTGQLLAFARRQALRPEVFDAEQRITAIAEMLRSVLGSRITLTIHGECPDCFLEADIAQFETALVNMAINARDAMDGEGELTITIRRLTEDDPAFICVEVADTGHGIEPDMIDRIFEPFFTTKDVGKGTGLGLSQVYGFIKQSGGEIKVESRVGDGTKFQLLLPAHDEGPRDATERCSVEPVRTGGRILVVEDNADVRSFALALLHDLGFQAELAENASAALQKLSADPAFDVIFSDVVMPGMSGIEFGKLVRERFPSIPVVLTSGYSHVLVEEGRHGFPLLQKPYAADDLARALQEAQASRNGQPRGNASE; encoded by the coding sequence TTGGAGAACATGTCCGAAGCGTTTTTCCTCCTGGATCGCGAGTACCGGCTGCTGGACGTCAACAGGGCAGCGCTGGCCCTGGACGGTCGACCAAAGGAGGCTCTGATCGGTCGAACGCTATGGGAGCTTACACCTGGCCTGGACCGAACTGAACTCGGGGCGCAGTTCCTACAGGTGATGGAAAACCGTCGGCCGGTGACGGCGGTGCATCACCAGACATGGGAAGCGGGACATAGCGCTTGGCTCGAATCCCGAATCGTTCCGGTGCAGGCCGGCGTGGCGGCATTCTATCGAGACGTGACCGCCGAACTGTTGGCCCAGACGAAATTGCGCGAGACCAGTCAGCGGCTCGATGCCATTCTCGGAAACACAAAGATGGCTGTGTTCCTGATGGATCGTCAGCAGCAGTGCGTCTATGCAAACGCTGCTGCCGAAAAACTGACCGGATATTCTTTCGAGCAGATGCAAGGGCGGCCACTTCACGACGTCGTCCATCATACGCGACCCGATGGATCCCACTATCCGCTTGAAGAGTGCCCGATCGATCGGGCCTTTCCGGAGCGTGCGCAAACCGAAGGCGAAGAACTCTTCGTTGCCCCCGATGGTAGCTTCTACCCTGTCGCGTTTACGGCCAGCCCATTGCTGGACGAGCAGGGCGTGCCGGTCGGCACGGTCATCGAAGCTCGGAATGTCGAGCAGGAAAGGGCGGAGCAGGCACGGTTCGAGGTCCTCAACCGGACGGGTCAAACGCTCGCCGCCGAGCTTGATCTGGAGCGCATCGTCCAGACCGTGACGGAGGCAGGTGTCCAGCTGACCGGTGCCAAATTTGGCTCGTTCTTCTACAATGTGGCCAACGAAGCCGGCGAAAGTTTTCTGCTCTATTCCTTGTCTGGCGCGGAACGAGCCGACTTCGACGGCTTTGGACACCCCCGGGCAACCGAGGTCTTCGCGCCCACCTTCAAAGGTGAAGGTGTGGTTCGCTCCCACGACATAACTCAGGATCCACGCTACGGCAGAAATGCGCCGCACCATGGAATGCCGCAAGGGCATCTCCCCGTGCGCAGTTACCTTGCCGTCCCTGTAACATCCCGTTCTGGGGAGGTGATCGGTGGCCTCTTCTTCGGGCACCCGGATTCTGGCGTGTTTGGTGAGGAGTCGGAGCGGCTGCTTCTCGGACTCGCTGGCCAGGCGGCGATCGCGATCGATAATGCCCGCCTCTTCGAAGCCGCCCGGCGCGCCCAGCATGATCTGCAGAAGCGAGTGGCCGAGCGAACGCGAGAGCTGGAGATCGCCAACGACGCGCTTCGCCAAAGCCAGAAAATGGAGGCGATCGGTCAGCTGACCGGCGGCATAGCTCACGACTTTAACAACTTGTTGACGGTGATCCGCGGCTCGGCGGACGTTCTCAGGCGCAACGGCCTAAGCGACGAGAAGAAGCGTCGTTACATCGATGCGATTTCGCAGACCGCAGATCGAGCGACCCGCCTCACGGGGCAATTGCTGGCTTTCGCACGTCGTCAGGCACTTCGCCCCGAGGTCTTCGATGCCGAGCAGCGCATCACGGCCATCGCCGAGATGCTAAGGAGCGTGCTGGGCTCAAGGATAACCCTAACGATCCACGGCGAGTGCCCGGACTGTTTCCTGGAAGCGGATATTGCGCAGTTTGAGACGGCGCTCGTAAACATGGCGATCAACGCCCGGGACGCGATGGACGGCGAGGGTGAGCTTACGATCACAATCCGGCGGCTGACAGAGGACGACCCCGCCTTCATCTGCGTTGAGGTGGCGGACACCGGGCACGGAATAGAGCCCGACATGATCGACCGGATCTTCGAACCATTCTTCACGACCAAGGACGTCGGCAAAGGCACCGGACTGGGCCTCAGTCAAGTCTATGGATTCATCAAACAATCCGGTGGTGAAATCAAGGTGGAGAGTCGGGTCGGCGACGGAACCAAGTTCCAGCTACTACTACCAGCGCACGATGAAGGGCCTCGCGACGCGACCGAGCGCTGCAGCGTGGAGCCGGTACGGACGGGCGGTCGGATATTAGTGGTCGAAGACAATGCGGACGTGCGAAGCTTCGCCCTCGCGCTTCTGCACGACCTCGGCTTTCAGGCTGAACTCGCTGAAAATGCCAGTGCCGCCCTCCAGAAGCTCTCGGCTGATCCCGCGTTCGACGTCATCTTCAGCGACGTCGTGATGCCCGGAATGAGCGGAATTGAGTTCGGCAAGCTCGTCAGGGAGCGGTTCCCAAGCATACCGGTCGTTCTTACCAGCGGATATAGCCATGTCTTGGTCGAGGAGGGTCGGCACGGGTTCCCCCTGCTGCAAAAGCCATATGCGGCCGACGACCTTGCCCGAGCCTTGCAGGAGGCGCAGGCCTCACGCAATGGTCAGCCGAGGGGTAACGCCAGCGAATAA
- a CDS encoding SDR family oxidoreductase: MVNASDAHTDVVPLAGRRALITGGTTGIGRATAALLASEGVDVFICGRTPEHLDDALARIREVGKGNGIALDLAEDDGVARFFAAGNAYFGAADIVIANAAVPASGLTEMGKDELVYAVAADFTAYLLTAHAAQELLRDKGDIVLIGSMSAHILGPGSTVYAGIKAGIAGFAEALRKELGPQGIKVSLVEPGKTGADFQYPDIPADKQREMIHDETMLRAEDIAVGVHYLLTQPSRAVIQQLTIVPRAQPAE, encoded by the coding sequence ATGGTCAATGCGAGTGACGCCCATACCGATGTTGTGCCGCTCGCCGGTCGGCGCGCCTTGATCACCGGTGGCACGACCGGGATCGGACGGGCGACCGCGGCGCTGCTGGCCAGCGAAGGCGTAGATGTCTTCATCTGCGGGCGAACGCCCGAGCATCTCGACGACGCGCTGGCGCGCATCCGTGAGGTCGGAAAGGGTAACGGCATCGCGCTCGACCTCGCCGAGGACGACGGCGTCGCGCGCTTCTTCGCGGCGGGCAACGCCTATTTCGGCGCAGCCGACATCGTCATTGCCAACGCCGCAGTCCCGGCCAGCGGCCTCACCGAAATGGGCAAGGATGAACTGGTCTACGCCGTCGCTGCCGACTTCACCGCCTATCTGCTCACCGCCCATGCCGCGCAGGAACTGCTTCGCGACAAGGGTGACATCGTCCTGATCGGCTCAATGAGCGCGCACATCCTCGGGCCAGGATCGACGGTCTATGCCGGGATCAAGGCTGGCATCGCTGGCTTCGCCGAGGCGTTGCGCAAGGAACTCGGGCCCCAGGGCATCAAGGTGTCGCTGGTAGAACCGGGCAAGACCGGCGCGGATTTCCAATATCCCGACATCCCGGCCGACAAACAGCGCGAGATGATCCACGACGAGACGATGCTGCGCGCCGAGGACATCGCGGTGGGGGTACACTATCTGCTCACCCAGCCGAGCCGCGCAGTGATCCAGCAGCTCACCATCGTCCCGCGCGCGCAACCAGCCGAATGA
- a CDS encoding UvrB/UvrC motif-containing protein has translation MTDTIEDLQRSMDAAASALDFEEARRIRDRINLMRGGASAAEVAQADTSGLVRQQPGAMGLGTSRQRPVPPPGWKPPPKPDLMTSGRKRK, from the coding sequence ATGACTGACACAATCGAGGATCTCCAGCGTTCGATGGACGCTGCGGCAAGCGCTCTCGATTTCGAGGAGGCGCGGCGCATTCGTGACCGCATCAATCTGATGCGAGGCGGAGCGAGTGCTGCAGAGGTCGCGCAGGCCGACACGTCGGGTCTGGTTCGCCAGCAGCCGGGTGCCATGGGGCTTGGCACGAGCCGACAGCGTCCGGTTCCTCCACCAGGGTGGAAGCCGCCGCCCAAGCCCGACCTCATGACGTCCGGCCGGAAACGAAAGTGA
- a CDS encoding DUF3606 domain-containing protein → MADDKNNVGSPDRDRIAMGEEHEVRYWTEALGVSKERLQDAVGAVGSSADKVRAYLKG, encoded by the coding sequence ATGGCTGACGACAAGAATAACGTCGGTTCGCCTGATCGCGACCGCATCGCGATGGGTGAGGAACATGAGGTCCGTTACTGGACAGAGGCGCTTGGGGTTTCGAAGGAACGCCTCCAGGACGCGGTCGGTGCTGTGGGCAGCTCCGCCGACAAGGTGCGCGCATATCTGAAAGGGTAA
- a CDS encoding hemerythrin domain-containing protein, with translation MAETKPDAIALLKADHLKVEDLFKRFESASGSARKQKIALEICMELTVHAKIEEEIFYPACEGKIEEDLLKEAYVEHDGAKILIAEIEAGAPSGEFYDAKVKVLSEQIEHHVKEEEKRMEGMFAQARKAGLDMDALGEQLAARKEELLAQYEASGLPKPELSTLTNTTV, from the coding sequence ATGGCCGAAACCAAACCGGACGCAATCGCACTTCTCAAGGCCGACCACCTCAAGGTCGAGGATTTGTTCAAGCGCTTTGAAAGTGCCAGCGGCTCGGCCAGGAAGCAGAAGATCGCGCTGGAGATCTGCATGGAGCTCACCGTCCACGCCAAGATCGAGGAAGAAATCTTCTATCCGGCGTGTGAGGGCAAGATCGAGGAAGACCTGCTCAAGGAAGCTTATGTCGAGCATGACGGCGCCAAGATCCTGATCGCCGAGATCGAAGCCGGTGCCCCAAGCGGCGAGTTCTATGACGCCAAGGTGAAGGTGCTCTCCGAGCAAATCGAGCACCATGTCAAGGAAGAGGAAAAGCGAATGGAGGGCATGTTTGCCCAAGCGCGCAAGGCCGGCCTCGACATGGATGCGCTCGGGGAGCAGCTCGCCGCGCGCAAGGAAGAGCTGCTTGCGCAATACGAGGCGTCGGGTCTGCCCAAGCCCGAACTCTCGACGCTTACGAACACCACGGTCTGA
- a CDS encoding glycosidase yields the protein MNYAVDKLVLVPDDIDLSRSPLAGHLNVETYVLGAFNPGLTRLASGNLLMMVRVAEALRHPVKDGNVHSIRWEAVEGDTKGRYVLDAWPLDYADTADPRKFMLRGGGWKIMALTSLSWLLPVELTPDGLEVVAIHYDRAIAPQDSFQCYGVEDARISKVGDRYLMTTCSVSPERHSTTLYSSPDGLDWTFEDIVLDHQNKDMLIFEGLIRGQYWAQTRPLGDLYFAYPPGSEWRAGPSINLALSPDGYFWKPYRKPGIRPHAGTVATARMGGGTPPMLTEQGWLSLWHGVEPKEIVGIYRTYWSILDRDDPSTVLATNHAPLLEANPALTQPIEHQMYIRDVVFTTGIANGGDHYIVASGEGDLACRITHIPKGVFHA from the coding sequence ATGAACTATGCTGTCGACAAGCTCGTCCTCGTTCCCGACGATATCGACCTGTCGCGCTCGCCGCTCGCCGGGCATCTGAACGTCGAGACCTATGTGCTGGGCGCCTTCAATCCCGGGCTGACCCGGCTCGCCAGCGGCAATCTGCTGATGATGGTGCGTGTCGCCGAAGCGCTGCGCCACCCGGTCAAGGACGGGAATGTCCATTCGATCCGCTGGGAAGCAGTCGAGGGCGATACCAAGGGCCGCTACGTGCTCGACGCCTGGCCGCTCGACTATGCCGACACCGCCGATCCGCGCAAATTCATGCTGCGGGGCGGCGGCTGGAAGATCATGGCGCTGACTTCCTTGTCCTGGCTGCTGCCGGTCGAACTAACACCCGACGGGCTCGAGGTGGTCGCGATCCATTACGATCGCGCGATTGCGCCGCAGGACAGCTTCCAATGCTATGGGGTCGAGGACGCGCGCATCAGCAAGGTTGGCGATCGCTATCTGATGACCACCTGCTCGGTCAGCCCCGAGCGCCATTCGACGACGCTCTACAGCTCGCCCGACGGCCTTGACTGGACCTTCGAGGACATCGTCCTCGATCACCAGAACAAGGACATGCTGATCTTCGAAGGGCTGATCCGCGGGCAATATTGGGCGCAGACCCGCCCGCTCGGCGATCTCTATTTCGCCTATCCGCCGGGCAGCGAATGGCGCGCCGGACCCTCGATCAACCTCGCGCTCTCACCCGACGGCTATTTCTGGAAACCCTATCGCAAGCCTGGCATCCGCCCGCACGCCGGCACCGTGGCGACGGCGCGGATGGGCGGCGGGACGCCGCCGATGCTGACCGAGCAGGGCTGGCTCAGCCTGTGGCACGGCGTCGAGCCTAAGGAGATTGTTGGCATCTATCGCACCTATTGGTCGATCCTCGACCGGGACGATCCGAGCACGGTGCTCGCCACCAACCACGCGCCGTTGCTCGAGGCCAATCCGGCGCTGACCCAGCCGATCGAACATCAGATGTATATCCGCGACGTGGTGTTCACCACCGGCATCGCCAATGGCGGCGACCATTATATCGTCGCCTCGGGCGAGGGCGATCTGGCGTGTCGCATCACCCATATTCCAAAGGGGGTATTCCACGCCTGA
- a CDS encoding alpha/beta hydrolase family esterase has product MLGPSVPRPREFSMRSISSTIARLAKLREAPRPDRVRASGRLRELRDFGSNPGALGAHYYVPPTVRQGAPLVVVMHGCTQNAVDYDIGSGWSQLAEEQGFALLFPEQRRTNNFNLCFNWYEPAHIRRGAGEPLSIAQMIDAMATRHGIDRSRVFVNGLSAGGAMTSVMLATYPELFAGGAIIAGLPFGSAASVSQALDRMRGSGSPGDALLAAAIAKASPHGGPWPTVSIWHGTSDHVVGIANADAILKQWQAMHGVAANPDHSDIIDGVPHRVWQDANGRVVIEEYRVPGMGHGTPLATRGDTPCGQSGPHMLEVGISSTRRLATFWKLLDAEPRSRRAPLQADRGAEKLAEPAPSGVTKVIEDALRAAGLVR; this is encoded by the coding sequence ATGCTCGGCCCTTCGGTCCCTCGGCCGAGGGAGTTTTCCATGAGATCCATTTCCAGCACGATCGCCCGCCTGGCGAAGCTCCGCGAGGCGCCCCGCCCTGACCGGGTGCGCGCGTCGGGCCGGCTGCGCGAACTTCGGGACTTCGGCTCCAATCCCGGGGCACTGGGCGCCCATTATTATGTTCCGCCAACCGTGCGGCAAGGCGCGCCTCTGGTCGTCGTCATGCACGGCTGCACTCAAAACGCTGTCGATTACGACATTGGTTCGGGCTGGTCCCAGCTCGCCGAGGAGCAAGGCTTCGCTTTGCTCTTTCCCGAGCAGCGGCGTACCAACAACTTCAACCTGTGCTTCAACTGGTACGAGCCTGCGCACATTCGGCGCGGGGCGGGTGAGCCGCTGTCGATTGCCCAGATGATCGACGCGATGGCGACGCGCCACGGCATCGATCGATCACGAGTCTTCGTCAACGGTCTGTCGGCTGGCGGCGCAATGACATCGGTCATGCTCGCAACCTATCCGGAACTGTTCGCCGGCGGCGCGATCATCGCGGGCCTACCATTTGGCTCGGCCGCCAGCGTGTCGCAGGCGCTTGATCGCATGCGGGGCAGCGGCAGTCCCGGCGACGCGCTGCTCGCAGCCGCGATCGCAAAGGCCTCTCCGCATGGTGGACCGTGGCCGACCGTCTCGATCTGGCATGGCACATCGGATCATGTCGTCGGAATTGCCAATGCCGACGCCATCCTCAAGCAATGGCAGGCGATGCATGGCGTGGCCGCGAACCCGGACCATTCCGACATCATCGATGGAGTCCCTCACCGCGTGTGGCAAGACGCGAACGGGCGCGTGGTGATCGAGGAATATCGCGTTCCGGGTATGGGGCATGGCACGCCGCTGGCAACGCGAGGCGATACGCCCTGCGGACAAAGCGGCCCGCACATGCTCGAGGTCGGCATCTCATCGACGCGCCGCCTGGCGACGTTTTGGAAGCTGCTGGACGCCGAACCGCGTTCGCGTCGCGCACCGCTACAGGCCGATCGCGGCGCTGAGAAATTGGCGGAGCCGGCGCCTTCCGGCGTTACGAAGGTTATCGAAGATGCGCTGCGTGCCGCCGGACTGGTGCGATAA
- a CDS encoding PAS domain-containing protein — protein sequence MFTQTSLGSRKSDERELIGSIRLSPIASIVTNPRIDDNPIIAANRQFEMLTGYSESELIGRNCRILAGPDTEPSQSAALRQAVATASPLVTELINYRKDGSQFLNAVMVAPVFDNEGGLAYFVGSQMEVTPGEGAKLRLSAAARIDQLTKQQQAVLRLMARGLRNRQIGEQLGVTEKTIKMHRGALVKRLNVSSAAEAMRLAIEAGF from the coding sequence ATGTTCACTCAGACCAGTTTGGGCAGTCGCAAGAGCGACGAACGGGAGCTCATTGGTTCCATTCGGCTGTCGCCGATCGCCTCGATCGTCACCAATCCAAGGATCGATGACAATCCGATCATCGCGGCTAACCGGCAGTTCGAGATGCTCACCGGCTATTCGGAAAGCGAACTGATTGGTCGCAACTGCCGCATTCTTGCCGGGCCTGACACTGAACCTTCGCAGTCTGCTGCGCTTCGCCAAGCTGTCGCAACGGCCTCACCGCTCGTAACCGAGCTCATCAACTACCGGAAAGACGGCAGCCAGTTTCTGAACGCCGTCATGGTCGCGCCGGTTTTCGATAATGAAGGCGGACTAGCATATTTCGTCGGCAGCCAGATGGAGGTCACTCCTGGCGAGGGCGCGAAGCTCCGCTTATCGGCTGCGGCTCGAATCGATCAGCTTACCAAACAGCAGCAGGCCGTTCTACGCCTGATGGCACGCGGATTACGCAACCGACAGATCGGGGAGCAGCTCGGAGTGACCGAGAAGACGATCAAAATGCATCGCGGCGCATTGGTGAAGCGCTTGAACGTATCCAGCGCCGCTGAAGCCATGAGGCTCGCAATCGAAGCCGGATTTTAA
- a CDS encoding PilZ domain-containing protein, with translation MNVRPQARRKIFQLGELCLGDRSLRVHLLDVSEGGARLHCPTVLSVGTAVTLRWQQENWRAVVVWAGSNKCGVRFIAPLAHSSIEALTAPL, from the coding sequence ATGAACGTTCGCCCTCAGGCGCGCCGCAAGATTTTCCAGCTGGGCGAGCTTTGTCTCGGCGATCGATCATTGCGCGTACATCTCCTCGACGTATCGGAAGGAGGGGCGCGGCTGCACTGTCCAACTGTGTTAAGCGTTGGAACCGCCGTCACACTGCGCTGGCAACAGGAGAACTGGCGGGCGGTGGTCGTCTGGGCGGGATCCAATAAATGTGGTGTTCGCTTCATCGCGCCATTGGCACATTCGTCCATTGAGGCACTGACCGCACCGCTTTAG
- a CDS encoding DUF72 domain-containing protein has protein sequence MRTVVGTAGWSIARADAERFPSEGTALERYSKVFEGVEINSSFHRTHRSSTWAKWAECVPARFRFAVKVPKTITHQAKLIEPDALISLFAEEIRPLGKKLELLLVQLPPSLAFDTSVAARFFEKLHTATDGRIVCEPRHRSWFVESADRLLAELRVARAAAEPALSAVAARPGGWPELEYWRLHGSPDMYRSSYTSEAIDCYARQISQASAAGRQSWCIFDNTAAGAAIANALSLVSMLGQREGERAGYVGRPKSAHRSPRPRVVGDVPRTRRAIMDSSHTDTQPRPNLSAEPGEKDLAPNSRTETQPRPNITTEHQQEGDARSPSDTLDRGQRNGDRPSNRADQA, from the coding sequence ATGAGAACGGTGGTAGGTACAGCGGGGTGGAGCATAGCGCGAGCTGATGCGGAGCGGTTCCCTTCGGAAGGCACCGCGCTCGAACGTTATTCCAAGGTCTTCGAGGGGGTTGAGATCAATTCATCCTTCCACCGCACGCACCGATCGTCCACCTGGGCCAAATGGGCGGAGTGCGTGCCTGCGCGGTTTCGCTTCGCGGTAAAAGTCCCCAAGACGATCACGCACCAGGCAAAGTTGATCGAGCCGGACGCCCTGATTTCGCTATTTGCCGAAGAAATTCGACCACTGGGGAAAAAGTTGGAACTGCTGCTGGTCCAACTGCCCCCCAGTCTTGCTTTCGATACGTCCGTCGCAGCCCGATTTTTCGAGAAGCTCCACACAGCAACCGATGGGAGAATCGTCTGCGAGCCCCGCCATCGAAGCTGGTTCGTGGAAAGCGCCGATAGGCTGCTCGCAGAATTGCGCGTCGCACGCGCGGCCGCCGAGCCGGCCCTGAGCGCCGTCGCGGCGCGACCAGGCGGCTGGCCTGAACTGGAATATTGGCGTCTCCATGGCTCGCCCGACATGTACCGTTCGTCCTACACGAGCGAAGCGATCGACTGCTATGCGCGCCAGATATCACAGGCCAGCGCTGCCGGACGACAAAGCTGGTGTATATTTGACAACACGGCTGCAGGCGCGGCCATCGCGAATGCGCTTTCGCTCGTCTCGATGCTGGGGCAGCGTGAGGGCGAGCGCGCAGGCTATGTCGGACGCCCGAAGTCCGCGCATCGTTCCCCGCGTCCGCGCGTTGTAGGCGACGTTCCGCGCACTCGGAGAGCGATCATGGATTCCTCGCACACAGACACCCAGCCCCGCCCCAATCTGTCCGCAGAGCCCGGTGAAAAGGACCTGGCGCCCAATAGCCGGACCGAGACTCAACCGAGGCCGAACATAACGACCGAGCATCAGCAAGAGGGCGACGCGCGCAGTCCGAGCGACACGCTCGATCGCGGCCAACGCAATGGCGACAGACCCTCGAACAGGGCCGATCAGGCGTGA
- a CDS encoding hybrid sensor histidine kinase/response regulator — translation MTTADRYKQPPAEVFQLLVDAVTDYALYMLNAEGRIVTWNTGAERFKGYSADEIIGEHFSRFFSPEDQAAGVPARALNAAAHEGRFEAEGWRVRKDGSRFWAHAILDAIYGDDGSLKGFAKITRDITEKRRLEQATYESALQLKMLVEGVRDYAIYMLDPRGQITSWNSGAQAIKGYEEQEVLGQHFSLFYTEEDRARDMPTVALESSLRDGKFEAEAQRVRKNGSLFWAHVVIDPIFNQVGEHVGFAKITRDITERKQAEQELRHTQEALLQSQKLQALGELAGGIAHDFNNLMTVMRGSADFLLRQPDLPLEKRNRYLSIMLETSERATSLTSQLLAFARRQPLEPEVIDLSVRLDAVGEMLQRTLGSLYGLKFDLAPGLWPVEIDPAGLEAALLNAVVNARDAMPNGGRITISTANSTREQGDGVLLSIRDTGEGIPPETLQRVFEPFFTTKPTGKGTGLGLSQIHGYAVQSGGSARIESEVGKGTLVELWLPRTHKQRQVDRASARHAGLPPGLRVLLVEDSEHVRYFARQLLEDLGCKVVEASDGQDALLVLQEREFDLVFSDIVMPGRSGLELATQIRLSHAELPVLLASGYSSKQFIPINERKFPILRKPYKLETLAAGINQLIGAPEEA, via the coding sequence TTGACCACTGCCGATAGGTACAAGCAGCCTCCAGCCGAGGTGTTCCAGCTGCTCGTCGATGCTGTGACGGATTATGCGCTTTACATGCTCAATGCCGAGGGTCGAATCGTGACCTGGAATACGGGTGCCGAACGCTTCAAGGGGTATTCGGCCGACGAGATCATCGGTGAGCACTTCTCCCGGTTTTTCTCACCGGAGGATCAAGCGGCGGGCGTGCCCGCTCGTGCCCTGAACGCAGCCGCGCACGAAGGGCGATTTGAAGCCGAAGGGTGGCGGGTCAGGAAGGATGGCAGCCGTTTTTGGGCGCACGCCATTCTAGACGCGATTTACGGTGACGATGGTTCGCTCAAGGGCTTTGCGAAGATCACGCGCGACATCACCGAGAAGCGGCGCCTCGAGCAGGCCACCTATGAAAGTGCGCTTCAACTCAAGATGCTCGTCGAGGGGGTGCGCGACTACGCCATCTACATGCTCGACCCGCGCGGCCAGATCACGAGCTGGAACTCGGGCGCGCAAGCGATCAAGGGCTATGAGGAACAAGAGGTGCTCGGGCAGCACTTCTCCCTCTTTTACACCGAGGAAGATCGCGCCCGCGACATGCCAACCGTCGCGCTCGAAAGTTCGCTGCGCGACGGCAAATTCGAGGCAGAGGCTCAGCGGGTCCGCAAGAATGGCTCGCTATTCTGGGCCCACGTCGTGATTGACCCAATTTTCAATCAAGTCGGCGAGCACGTCGGCTTTGCGAAGATCACGCGCGACATAACCGAGAGGAAGCAAGCGGAGCAGGAGCTGCGTCATACCCAGGAGGCACTGCTTCAGTCTCAGAAGCTCCAGGCCCTCGGCGAGCTGGCGGGTGGCATCGCGCACGACTTTAACAATCTGATGACAGTGATGCGCGGCTCGGCGGACTTCCTGTTAAGGCAACCGGATCTGCCGCTCGAGAAGCGCAACCGCTATCTGAGCATCATGCTGGAAACTTCCGAGCGGGCGACGAGCCTAACCTCGCAGCTACTCGCGTTCGCCCGCCGACAGCCGCTCGAGCCTGAAGTTATCGACTTGAGCGTCCGACTCGATGCCGTGGGAGAGATGCTGCAACGGACGCTTGGGAGCCTCTACGGCCTTAAGTTTGATTTAGCTCCGGGATTATGGCCGGTTGAGATCGATCCTGCCGGGCTTGAGGCAGCTTTGCTGAACGCGGTCGTAAATGCTCGCGATGCTATGCCAAACGGCGGGCGGATCACGATCTCCACTGCTAATTCGACGCGAGAACAGGGCGATGGTGTTCTATTGTCGATTCGGGATACCGGCGAAGGTATTCCACCCGAGACGCTCCAGCGCGTGTTCGAGCCCTTCTTCACCACAAAGCCGACGGGGAAAGGCACAGGCCTGGGCCTCTCGCAAATTCATGGCTATGCTGTGCAGTCGGGCGGATCGGCTCGTATTGAATCGGAAGTCGGCAAGGGCACGCTGGTGGAGCTGTGGTTGCCGCGAACCCACAAGCAGCGGCAGGTCGACCGAGCGTCTGCGCGTCACGCCGGGCTGCCGCCAGGGCTAAGGGTCCTTCTGGTGGAAGACAGCGAACATGTTCGCTACTTTGCGCGCCAGCTGCTTGAGGATCTCGGTTGCAAGGTGGTCGAGGCATCGGATGGGCAGGACGCGCTGCTGGTGCTCCAAGAGCGTGAGTTCGACCTCGTGTTTTCAGACATCGTCATGCCCGGCAGGAGCGGGCTTGAGCTGGCCACTCAGATCAGGCTGTCCCACGCCGAACTCCCCGTTCTGCTCGCCAGCGGCTACAGCAGCAAACAGTTCATTCCCATCAATGAGCGCAAGTTTCCGATATTGCGCAAGCCATACAAGCTTGAAACGCTGGCCGCCGGCATCAATCAGCTGATCGGCGCGCCGGAAGAGGCGTGA